The following are from one region of the Colias croceus chromosome 4, ilColCroc2.1 genome:
- the LOC123690979 gene encoding transcription initiation factor TFIID subunit 2, whose translation MKKERTGDNCRPFKLAHQILSLTGISFERRSVIGFVELTIVPLKDNLRIIRLNAKQCRIYRVCLNDQYEANFQYFDPFLDICQNDPNTRSLEVFSQYHLSAAQKIDPDHNSGELHIQVPDEAAHLVGEGRGLRIGIEFSLESPQGGMHFVVPEGEGTLVEKSAHMFTYSHSARLWFPCVDSFAEPCTWKLEFTVDESLTAVSCGELLDVVYTPDHRRKTFHYVVNTPACAPNIALAIGPFETFVDPFMNEVTHYCLPHLIQILKNTVRYLHEAFEFYEETLSTRYPYPCYKQVFVDETEDDATAYTTMSILSTHLLHSIAIIDQTYISRKAMAQAVAEQFFGCFITMQNWSDLWLAKGIPDYLCGLYSKKCFGNNEYRYLIHQELQDVVQYEEQYGGIVLDPWQPPASGARVEAKDVFYFPVRNVHTMSPKYIEVMRKKSHLVLRMLEQRIGQELLLQVFNKQLSLATNAANTKIGSGLWGHLLLSTNLFVKAIFTVTGKDMAVFVDQWVRTGGHAKFQLTSVFNRKRNTVELEIRQDCVHERGIRKYVGPLLVQLQELDGTFKHTLQIENTVVKADITCHSKSRRNKKKKIPLCTGEEVDMDLSAMDDSPVLWIRLDPEMSLLRSTVISQPDYQWQYQLRHERDVTAQSEAIDALHNYPEPATRMALTDTIENEQTYYKIRCRAAHCLTKVANAMISTWAGPPAMLTIFRKMFGSFSAPHIIKQNNFDNLQHYFLQKTIPVAMAGLRNIHGICPPEVVRFLLDLFKYNDNSKNHFSDNYYRAALVDALAATITPVISVLQPGAPITADSLSADTKLVLEEITRVLNLEKVLPCYKNTVTVSCLRAIRRLQQCGHLPSIPTVFRAYAQYGQYIDVRLAAFECLVDFVRVDGKPEDLSSLLTAVESDPEPGVRHGLARLLVAMPPFERAQRHRLDAEAVVHRLWNNMNCHLSNDARLRCDLVDLYYTLYGLKRPICVPLPEIQAMMKQMHSKERERVEKERERIEREKERQKELLEMKPVIKQEIDETIVKREPDLMDTVPPRLDLPRDDNLPVPLSSIKEEDDKNVDIISVHDVPIGNYGDDSKREFISDNAAPLPGIPGSSGPIGFEPGMFRHDNKDELGAPKAKKKKKDKKKHKHKHKHKHSSKEKSKEHKDKLVRPPSSTEHLRIREETRETLSSFSSSQSPSEDVSSMPTNMSF comes from the exons ATGAAGAAAGAACGTACTGGCGATAATTGCCGcccttttaaatt AGCTCATCAGATTTTGAGCTTAACAGGAATAAGTTTTGAAAGAAGAAGCGTTATA GGCTTTGTGGAACTTACAATCGTACCATTAAAAGACAACTTAAGAATCATTCGCCTGAATGCTAAACAGTGTCGAATCTACAGAGTGTGTCTGAATGATCAATATGAAGCAAACTTTCAGTATTTTGATCCCTTTCTGGATATTTGTCAGAACGACCCTAACAC GAGATCATTGGAGGTTTTCTCACAATACCACTTGTCTGCTGCCCAAAAGATAGATCCTGATCATAATTCTGGAGAGCTGCATATCCAAGTTCCTGATGAAGCGGCTCATTTAGTTGGTGAAGGCAGAGGCCTCAGGATTGGTATTGAATTTTCATTGGAGTCACCACAGGGAGGAATGCATTTTGTGGTACCAGAAGGAGAGGGTACTTTAGTAGAG AAATCAGCCCACATGTTCACCTACAGTCATTCAGCAAGGCTCTGGTTTCCGTGTGTGGACAGCTTTGCGGAACCATGCACTTGGAAGTTGGAGTTCACGGTGGACGAGAGTCTCACTGCGGTGTCGTGTGGAGAGTTGCTTGATGTTGTGTACACACCGGACCATAGACGGAAGACGTTCCACTATGTGGTTAATACACCGGCGTGTGCTCCTAATATTGCATTGGCTATCGG acCATTTGAAACCTTTGTTGATCCATTCATGAATGAAGTGACCCATTACTGTTTGCcacatttaatacaaatattaaagaacACAGTGCGTTACCTGCATGAGGCTTTTGAGTTCTATGAAGAAACACTTTCAACGAGATATCCATATCCATGCTATAAACAAGTTTTTGTGGATGAG ACAGAAGACGACGCCACAGCATACACGACCATGTCCATACTCAGCACACACTTACTCCATTCTATAGCTATAATAGACCAGACATACATCAGCCGAAAGGCCATGGCTCAAGCAGTAGCAGAGCAATTCTTTGGCTGCTTTATTACTATGCAGAACTGGTCAGACTTGTGGTTGGCCAAAGGCATACCAGACTATCTGTGTGGACTGTACTCTAAGAAGTGCTTTGGCAATAATGAATATAGATATTTGATACACCAGGAATTGCAAGAT GTTGTACAATATGAAGAACAATACGGTGGCATTGTACTGGACCCTTGGCAGCCGCCAGCCAGCGGAGCAAGGGTTGAGGCCAAAGATGTCTTCTACTTCCCAGTTAGAAACGTGCACACTATGTCGCCTAAATATATTGAA GTAATGCGTAAAAAGTCTCATCTAGTACTTCGCATGTTGGAACAAAGAATAGGTCAAGAACTGCTACTCCAAGTTTTCAACAAGCAACTATCTTTAGCTACAAATGCCGCGAATACCAAAATCGGGAGTGGTCTTTGGGGCCACTTATTGCTATCCACGAATTTATTCGTAAAAGCGATTTTTACAGTTACTGGCAAAGATATGGCAGTTTTTGTTGATCAGTGGGTCCGAACTGGTGGTCACGCTAAGTTTCAGTTGACATctgtttttaatagaaaaag aaatacAGTTGAGCTCGAAATCCGCCAAGACTGCGTACACGAGCGCGGCATACGCAAATATGTCGGTCCTTTATTGGTACAGTTGCAAGAATTGGATGGAACATTCAAACATACGTTGCAAATAGAGAACACAGTGGTAAAAGCAGATATCACGTGTCATAGTAAGAGTAGAAGGAATAAGAAGAAGAAGATTCCTCTTTGTACTGGGGAGGAGGTGGATATGGACCTATCAGCTATGGA cGATTCGCCAGTACTTTGGATCCGTTTGGACCCAGAAATGTCGCTTCTACGCAGTACGGTGATCTCCCAACCGGACTACCAGTGGCAGTATCAGTTACGTCATGAGCGTGACGTCACAGCTCAAAGTGAGGCTATAGACGCGCTACATAATTACCCAGAACCAGCTACTAGAATGGCCCTAACTGATACTATAGAGAATGAACAGACGTATTACAAGATCAGGTGCAGGGCTGCGCATTGTTTGACTAAG GTAGCAAATGCGATGATAAGTACATGGGCGGGTCCACCAGCGATGTTAACAATATTCCGCAAAATGTTTGGTTCGTTCTCAGCGccacatattattaaacaaaataacttCGACAATTTACAACATTACTTCCTGCAAAAGACTATTCCAGTTGCTATGGCtg gTTTAAGAAACATCCACGGTATATGTCCACCAGAAGTGGTCCGGTTCCTTCTGGACCTGTTCAAATATAATGACAACTCAAAGAACCATTTCTCAGACAATTATTATAGAGCTGCGCTAGTTGACGCACTGGCGGCAACTATAACACCAGTTATTTCTGTTTTGCAACcg ggtgCTCCAATAACAGCAGATTCATTATCAGCAGACACAAAATTAGTGCTAGAAGAAATAACAAGAGTGCTGAACTTGGAAAAAGTGTTGCCATGCTACAAGAATACGGTTACTGTTAGTTGCTTACGGGCTATAAGGCGTTTGCAACAGTGTGGCCACTTGCCAAGCATTCCCACTGTTTTCAGAGCTTATGCGCAGTATGGCCAGTATATTG ACGTGCGTCTAGCGGCGTTCGAGTGCCTGGTGGACTTCGTGCGCGTGGACGGCAAGCCGGAGGACCTGTCGAGCCTGCTCACCGCCGTGGAGAGCGACCCCGAGCCGGGCGTGCGGCACGGGCTCGCGCGGCTGCTCGTCGCCATGCCGCCCTTCGAGCGCGCGCAGCGGCACCGCCTGGACGCCGAGGCGGTGGTGCACAG gCTATGGAACAACATGAACTGCCACCTGTCAAACGATGCAAGACTGAGGTGCGATCTCGTTGACTTATATTACACGTTATACGGCCTCAAGCGACCGATATGTGTGCCTCTACCAGAAATACAAGCTATGATGAAACAGATGCACAGCAAAGAGAGAGAGAGGGTGGAGAAGGAGAGAGAGAGAATAGAGAGGGAGAAAGAGAGACAGAAGGAGTTGTTGGAGATGAAGCCAGTTATTAAGCAGGAGATTGATGAG ACAATAGTCAAGCGCGAGCCGGACCTCATGGACACAGTGCCACCACGTCTAGATCTACCAAGGGATGATAATCTCCCTGTACCACTATCCAGCATCAAGGAGGAAGATGATAAAAACGTTGATATCATCTCCGTACATGATGTGCCTATAGGAAATTATGgg GATGATTCAAAACGTGAGTTTATATCCGACAACGCGGCGCCCTTACCAGGTATTCCGGGATCTTCTGGACCAATCGGCTTCGAACCGGGCATGTTCAGACATGATAATAAGGATGAATTGGGAGCACCTAAG GctaaaaagaagaagaaggaCAAAAAGAAGCACAAACACAAGCACAAACATAAACACAGCAGCAAGGAGAAGTCAAAAGAGCATAAAGACAAGTTAGTACGCCCGCCATCGAGTACAGAGCATTTGAGAATCCGGGAGGAGACGCGGGAAACTCTTAGTTCATTCAGCTCGAGTCAAAGCCCGTCTGAAGATGTCTCCAGTATGCCGACTAATATGAGTTTCTAA